The DNA window CCCTCTTTCCGCCCCGGGGCGACGACGTGCTGCTGACCGCCATGCCCCTGTACGACGCCCTTGGGCTGACCACGACCATGTTCCTGCCGCTGCTTGAATCCGTACCCATGGCCTGCGCCCATGACCCTTTTGAGGCCCGTAAGATGGGGCGCATGTGCGTCGATTTCGAGGCGACCATGCTCTGCGCCGATCCCGCGATGCTGGAAGCGTACGTAGTCAGTCCCGTCCTGCATCCGCTCATGTTCGCGTCGCTGCGCTCCGTCCTGTCGGGCGGATTGGCCCTTTCCGATCACTGCGTGCAGGCCTTCCGCCACAAGTTCGGGCTCATAGTCCATGACGGCTACGGCACCACCGAGACCACCCCGGTGGCCACCGTCAACGCCCCCGACGTGCTCAATCCCCTGGACCTGAGCGTGCAGCAGGGCCGCAAACCCGGCACCGTGGGCCTGCCCCTGCCCGGCTCCGCCCTGCGCATCGTGCATCCGCAAACCCTGACCGACCTGCCCCACGGCGAGAGCGGCCGCATCCTCATCGGCGGAACCCAGGTCATGCAGGGCTATCTGGGCCGGGATGACCTGACCGAAAAGGCCGTCATCGAAACGGACGGCATCCGCTGGTTCGTCACCACGGACCGGGGCAGGCTCGACGAGGACGGCTTTCTGGTTCTTGAAATCGGACAAGAGCGGTCTTGAATTTTGCGACGCATCGATTTAGGGCACGCACCTGCCGACACCGACAGCAAAAGCACAGGAGCACCATGATAACTGTCCGCCTTGAACCCGAAAATCGGGAACTGACCATCGACCGTGCCGCCACGGTCATGCAACTCTTGCACAAACTCGGGCGCAAGCCCGGACGGGCTCTCGTCATCCGCGACGGCGGCCTGCTCACTCCGGATCTGAACCTCAAGTACGGCGATCACGTCATTGTGCGCGACGTCGGATCAAAGGGGTAGCCTCATGAAATGCAAACGCTGCCAGATCCCCGCCGTGGTCGCCCTGCCCAGTCACCACACCGCTTTCTGCAAGGACTGCTTCCTTGTTTTCGCCCGTCGCCTGGTGGAACGGGCCATCAAGGAACACGCGATGTTCACCTTCGATGATCGCATCCTCGTCGCCATCTCCGGCGGCAAGGACTCCCTGGCCCTGTCCTGGCAATTGAAGGACCTCGGCTACATCATCGAAGGCCTGCACATCGATCTTGGCATCCCCGAATCCTCACCCATCGCGCGGGCTTATGCCGAGCGTTTCTGCACGGTAAGCGAGATCCCCCTGCACGTCATCGAGACTGCCAAATTGGGACTGGCCATGTGCGACGTCAAACGCCGGGTCAAGCGCCCCATCTGCTCCGTGTGCGGACAGACCAAGCGCTACCTGTTCAACAAGTTCGCCCAGGAGAACGGATTCACGGTGCTGGCCACGGGACACAATCTTGATGACGAGACCTCGCGGCTTTTCGCCAATGTCATGCGCTGGGATGTGGAATTTCTGAGCGACCAGGGGCCGGTCATGCATGCCGAGAAGGGTTTTGCCAAAAAGGTCAAGCCACTTTTCCGCCTGACCGAGTTCGAGACCGCAAACCTGTGTTTCCTGGCCGGGATCGACTACGGCTACGCCCCGTGCCCATACAGCTCCAAGGCCAGCTTCCCCATCTACAAAAATCTGCTGGCGGACCTCGAAGACATTCAGCCGGGCCGCAAGATCCGCTTTTATGACGGGTTCCTCAAGGACGGCCGGCAAGGCTTTGCCCCGCGCGGCGAGACAAGCGTGGACATCCAGCCCTGCACGACCTGCGGCTATCCGACGTCTGCCGGTGAATGCGGCTATTGTCGTCTGACCGCGCTTATGAACGACGAAGGATGATTGCGTCTGCGATGAGGATGGACTGACGGCGATGCCGATTCGGCATCGTGAACGATGGAGTTTCTGCGGACAGGCTGCCGCGGCCGCTACGGGATGTGCGCGCTTTAGCGCATCATCTGCAAACCGTGGTGTTGCGGCCGCATTTCTTGGCTGCGTACATGTTCTGATCAGCCCGGTCGACAAGGTCTGAAACGGTTTCCCCCGGGCAATAGCTGGTCACGCCAAGGCTGATCGAAACATGGACACCGGACCCTTTTCTGGGATAGAAGGCGTGTTCGAAGAAGCTGATCCGAATGCGCTCCGCCACGCGGGCGGCCTCTTCGCGATTGGTCTCCGGCAGGACGATGATGAATTCCTCGCCTCCGTAACGGTAGGCCGAGTCCGCATCGCGGATCAGTTTCTGGATGATCCGCCCCAGCTCCGAGAGTACGGCGTCGCCATTCAGATGGCCGTAAGTGTCGTTGTACTGCTTGAAATTGTCGATATCGAGGACGCACAATGACAGCGGGCTTTTGTAGCGCATGGCCCGTTCCACCTCGGCCTGAACCTGCCTGAAGAAATGGCGGGCATTATAGAGCCCGGTCAGTTCGTCGGTCAGGCTCAGTTCCTTGTAGCGCATCTCGCTGCGGCGCAGATCCTCCTCAATGCGTTTGCGGGCGATGATCTCCTGCCGCAATTCGGTGGTTCGGCGCTGTACCTCTTCTTCCAGATGCTCAC is part of the Desulfomicrobium macestii genome and encodes:
- a CDS encoding ubiquitin family protein, giving the protein MITVRLEPENRELTIDRAATVMQLLHKLGRKPGRALVIRDGGLLTPDLNLKYGDHVIVRDVGSKG
- a CDS encoding ATP-binding protein, which translates into the protein MKCKRCQIPAVVALPSHHTAFCKDCFLVFARRLVERAIKEHAMFTFDDRILVAISGGKDSLALSWQLKDLGYIIEGLHIDLGIPESSPIARAYAERFCTVSEIPLHVIETAKLGLAMCDVKRRVKRPICSVCGQTKRYLFNKFAQENGFTVLATGHNLDDETSRLFANVMRWDVEFLSDQGPVMHAEKGFAKKVKPLFRLTEFETANLCFLAGIDYGYAPCPYSSKASFPIYKNLLADLEDIQPGRKIRFYDGFLKDGRQGFAPRGETSVDIQPCTTCGYPTSAGECGYCRLTALMNDEG
- a CDS encoding GGDEF domain-containing response regulator, coding for MCPQNARILLVDDETTLLELLGDFLREQGHEVILADSGIKALDLYNSELPDLVLLDLKLPDLSGLDVLKHISSRDDETGLIVISGVGSTDDAIEALRRGAWDFLVKPFLNLEFVLHAVNKSLEKVHLKRENRLYREHLEEEVQRRTTELRQEIIARKRIEEDLRRSEMRYKELSLTDELTGLYNARHFFRQVQAEVERAMRYKSPLSLCVLDIDNFKQYNDTYGHLNGDAVLSELGRIIQKLIRDADSAYRYGGEEFIIVLPETNREEAARVAERIRISFFEHAFYPRKGSGVHVSISLGVTSYCPGETVSDLVDRADQNMYAAKKCGRNTTVCR